Proteins encoded by one window of Gambusia affinis linkage group LG17, SWU_Gaff_1.0, whole genome shotgun sequence:
- the add1 gene encoding alpha-adducin isoform X12 — translation MKVDGRGRTDGSGDKPTLKALAEGRKTRRTLGGQLRMNGESGAGVVTAPPPTTVPHKERYFDRVDESSAEYQRERNMAPDLRQDFNMMEQRKRVSMILQSPAFCEELETMIQDQLKKGKTPTSLLALQQIADFMTTSMPSMYPAAPQGGMAALNMSLGMVTPVNDLRGSDSISYDKGEKLLRCKLAAFYRLADLFGWSELIYNHLTVRVNSDQERFLIVPFGLLYSEVTASSLVKIDLQGEIVDRGSTNLGVNQAGFMLHSAIYAARPDVKTIVHIHTAAGAAVSAMKCGLLPISPEALSLGEVSYHDYHGILVDDEERGLIQKNLGPKSKVLILRNHGLVSVGETVEEAFYYIHNLVTACEIQVRTLASAGGPDNLVMLDPAKYKSRPRVPEPAGDGLSTHPKWQIGEQEFEALMRMLDNLGYRTGYPYRCPALRDKGKKYSDAELASSAHGGYSYGEDSDSGARSPLKHSFQRGQRDKTRWVNAGSRPDEPYEDGPDGTSPKSKPKWSKEESLRQAGVANQFIPLNTDPKEVLEMRNKIREQNLQDIKTAGPQSQVLCAGTGMERTFNQGELVTASKAIIEKEYQPKVIVSKTGPNPFNKLTDQELEEYCREVEQKQKGGEDPEQQVEAEEDDKDPKPTSTPPSTPVRAEEGDGNTKEYLLP, via the exons GAGGCCAACTCAGGATGAACGGCGAGTCAGGTGCCGGGGTGGTGACGGCCCCCCCTCCCACCACCGTCCCACACAAGGAGCGGTACTTCGACCGCGTGGATGAGAGCAGCGCCGAGTACCAGAGGGAGAGAAACATGGCGCCGGACCTGCGGCAGGACTTCAATATGATGGAGCAGAGAAAGAGGGTCTCCATGATCCTTCAGAGCCCC GCTTTTTGTGAAGAGTTGGAGACGATGATCCAGGACCAGCTGAAGAAGGGGAAGACACCCACCAGTCTGTTGGCCTTACAGCAGATCGCAGACTTCATGACCACCAGCATGCCTTCCATGTACCCAGCTGCACCACAAGGAGGCATGGCAGCGCTCAACATGA GTTTGGGAATGGTGACGCCAGTCAACGATCTGCGAGGCTCAGACTCCATTTCCTACGACAAGGGCGAGAAGCTTCTCCGCTGCAAACTGGCTGCTTTCTACCGGCTCGCTGACTTGTTCGGATGGTCTGAGCTCATCTATAACCACCTCACA GTCAGAGTGAACTCAGACCAGGAACGCTTCCTCATTGTCCCCTTTGGGCTCCTTTACAGTGAAGTCACCGCCTCTAGTTTG GTTAAGATAGATCTCCAAGGTGAGATCGTAGACCGAGGAAGCACCAACCTGGGGGTCAATCAGGCTGGCTTCATGCTCCACTCTGCCATCTATGCTGCACGGCCAGATGTCAAGACTATTGTACATATACACACAGCGGCAGGTGCAGCG GTGTCAGCCATGAAATGTGGGCTGTTGCCTATCTCACCTGAAGCTCTATCCCTCGGTGAAGTGAGCTATCATGATTACCATGGCATATTGGTGGATGACGAAGAAAGAGGTCTCATACAGAAGAACCTTGGGCCGAAGAGCAAG GTTCTCATCCTCAGGAATCATGGCTTGGTGTCAGTTGGAGAAACAGTGGAGGAAGCTTTCTATTACATCCACAACCTGGTGACCGCCTGTGAAATCCAG GTGCGAACACTGGCCAGCGCTGGAGGGCCCGACAATCTGGTAATGCTGGACCCTGCAAAGTATAAATCAAGGCCACGTGTCCCTGAGCCAGCAGGCGACGGGTTGTCAACACACCCCAAGTGGCAAATCGGGGAGCAGGAGTTTGAGGCTCTCATGAGAATGCTCGACAATTTG GGCTACAGGACGGGCTATCCTTACCGCTGCCCGGCTCTGCGAGACAAAGGTAAAAAGTACAGTGACGCGGAGCTCGCGTCCTCCGCCCACGGCGGTTACTCCTATGGGGAGGACAGCGACTCCGGCGCTCGCTCCCCGCTGAAACACAGCTTCCAGCGCGGCCAGCGCGACAAGACCCGCTGGGTCAATGCCGGCAGCCGGCCCGACGAGCCCTACGAGGATGGGCCCGACGGTACCAGCCCCAAGTCGAAGCCTAAG TGGAGTAAAGAAGAAAGCCTTCGCCAGGCTGGAGTAGCCAATCAATTTATCCCACTGAATACTGACCCAAAGGAAGTCCTGGAAATGAGGAATAAG atCCGGGagcagaacctgcaggacaTAAAGACTGCAGGACCCCAGTCTCAGGTTCTGTGTGCTGGCACTGGGATGGAACGGACCTTTAACCAG GGTGAGCTGGTGACCGCATCCAAGGCCATTATTGAGAAGGAGTACCAACCCAAGGTCATTGTGAGCAAGACTGGTCCGAACCCCTTCAATAAGCTAACCGACCAGGAGCTGGAAGAATACTGCCGGGAAgtggagcagaaacagaaaggagGTGAAG ATCCAGAGCAACAAGTAGAGGCTGAGGAGGATGACAAAGACCCGAAACCCACATCCACACCACCGAGTACTCCTGTCAGAGCAGAAGAAG
- the add1 gene encoding alpha-adducin isoform X3, whose product MKVDGRGRTDGSGDKPTLKALAEGRKTRRTLGGQLRMNGESGAGVVTAPPPTTVPHKERYFDRVDESSAEYQRERNMAPDLRQDFNMMEQRKRVSMILQSPAFCEELETMIQDQLKKGKTPTSLLALQQIADFMTTSMPSMYPAAPQGGMAALNMSLGMVTPVNDLRGSDSISYDKGEKLLRCKLAAFYRLADLFGWSELIYNHLTVRVNSDQERFLIVPFGLLYSEVTASSLVKIDLQGEIVDRGSTNLGVNQAGFMLHSAIYAARPDVKTIVHIHTAAGAAVSAMKCGLLPISPEALSLGEVSYHDYHGILVDDEERGLIQKNLGPKSKVLILRNHGLVSVGETVEEAFYYIHNLVTACEIQVRTLASAGGPDNLVMLDPAKYKSRPRVPEPAGDGLSTHPKWQIGEQEFEALMRMLDNLGYRTGYPYRCPALRDKGKKYSDAELASSAHGGYSYGEDSDSGARSPLKHSFQRGQRDKTRWVNAGSRPDEPYEDGPDGTSPKSKPKWSKEESLRQAGVANQFIPLNTDPKEVLEMRNKIREQNLQDIKTAGPQSQVLCAGTGMERTFNQGELVTASKAIIEKEYQPKVIVSKTGPNPFNKLTDQELEEYCREVEQKQKGGEVQQQKNSMKGSISNAPGPEPEAVPSGQTTLSTSLHPTDSSSLEETQPPSSSPAPQPDRSGADSAATVADDALSAGDEVLSTPDSPHKEFHSAVVRALTKNPPDVEAAEGGRAADPEQQVEAEEDDKDPKPTSTPPSTPVRAEEGVSFTRYSSALSEAFQPNWLLSVELDTWWLKAGCLLIGLWCLSVCGV is encoded by the exons GAGGCCAACTCAGGATGAACGGCGAGTCAGGTGCCGGGGTGGTGACGGCCCCCCCTCCCACCACCGTCCCACACAAGGAGCGGTACTTCGACCGCGTGGATGAGAGCAGCGCCGAGTACCAGAGGGAGAGAAACATGGCGCCGGACCTGCGGCAGGACTTCAATATGATGGAGCAGAGAAAGAGGGTCTCCATGATCCTTCAGAGCCCC GCTTTTTGTGAAGAGTTGGAGACGATGATCCAGGACCAGCTGAAGAAGGGGAAGACACCCACCAGTCTGTTGGCCTTACAGCAGATCGCAGACTTCATGACCACCAGCATGCCTTCCATGTACCCAGCTGCACCACAAGGAGGCATGGCAGCGCTCAACATGA GTTTGGGAATGGTGACGCCAGTCAACGATCTGCGAGGCTCAGACTCCATTTCCTACGACAAGGGCGAGAAGCTTCTCCGCTGCAAACTGGCTGCTTTCTACCGGCTCGCTGACTTGTTCGGATGGTCTGAGCTCATCTATAACCACCTCACA GTCAGAGTGAACTCAGACCAGGAACGCTTCCTCATTGTCCCCTTTGGGCTCCTTTACAGTGAAGTCACCGCCTCTAGTTTG GTTAAGATAGATCTCCAAGGTGAGATCGTAGACCGAGGAAGCACCAACCTGGGGGTCAATCAGGCTGGCTTCATGCTCCACTCTGCCATCTATGCTGCACGGCCAGATGTCAAGACTATTGTACATATACACACAGCGGCAGGTGCAGCG GTGTCAGCCATGAAATGTGGGCTGTTGCCTATCTCACCTGAAGCTCTATCCCTCGGTGAAGTGAGCTATCATGATTACCATGGCATATTGGTGGATGACGAAGAAAGAGGTCTCATACAGAAGAACCTTGGGCCGAAGAGCAAG GTTCTCATCCTCAGGAATCATGGCTTGGTGTCAGTTGGAGAAACAGTGGAGGAAGCTTTCTATTACATCCACAACCTGGTGACCGCCTGTGAAATCCAG GTGCGAACACTGGCCAGCGCTGGAGGGCCCGACAATCTGGTAATGCTGGACCCTGCAAAGTATAAATCAAGGCCACGTGTCCCTGAGCCAGCAGGCGACGGGTTGTCAACACACCCCAAGTGGCAAATCGGGGAGCAGGAGTTTGAGGCTCTCATGAGAATGCTCGACAATTTG GGCTACAGGACGGGCTATCCTTACCGCTGCCCGGCTCTGCGAGACAAAGGTAAAAAGTACAGTGACGCGGAGCTCGCGTCCTCCGCCCACGGCGGTTACTCCTATGGGGAGGACAGCGACTCCGGCGCTCGCTCCCCGCTGAAACACAGCTTCCAGCGCGGCCAGCGCGACAAGACCCGCTGGGTCAATGCCGGCAGCCGGCCCGACGAGCCCTACGAGGATGGGCCCGACGGTACCAGCCCCAAGTCGAAGCCTAAG TGGAGTAAAGAAGAAAGCCTTCGCCAGGCTGGAGTAGCCAATCAATTTATCCCACTGAATACTGACCCAAAGGAAGTCCTGGAAATGAGGAATAAG atCCGGGagcagaacctgcaggacaTAAAGACTGCAGGACCCCAGTCTCAGGTTCTGTGTGCTGGCACTGGGATGGAACGGACCTTTAACCAG GGTGAGCTGGTGACCGCATCCAAGGCCATTATTGAGAAGGAGTACCAACCCAAGGTCATTGTGAGCAAGACTGGTCCGAACCCCTTCAATAAGCTAACCGACCAGGAGCTGGAAGAATACTGCCGGGAAgtggagcagaaacagaaaggagGTGAAG TGCAACAACAGAAGAACAGTATGAAAGGATCAATCTCCAACGCACCCGGACCAGAGCCAGAAGCCGTACCATCGGGTCAAACCACATTGTCCACTTCTCTTCATCCAACGGATTCGTCCAGTTTGGAGGAAACCCAGCCTCCATCTTCTTCTCCTGCCCCCCAGCCTGATCGCAGCGGCGCCGATTCTGCAGCGACCGTAGCAGATGATGCGCTTTCAGCAGGAGACGAGGTGTTGTCGACTCCTGATTCCCCACACAAGGAGTTCCACAGCGCTGTGGTGCGAGCCCTCACCAAGAACCCGCCGGATGTGGAAGCGGCAGAGGGAGGTCGGGCCGCAG ATCCAGAGCAACAAGTAGAGGCTGAGGAGGATGACAAAGACCCGAAACCCACATCCACACCACCGAGTACTCCTGTCAGAGCAGAAGAAG
- the add1 gene encoding alpha-adducin isoform X5, giving the protein MKVDGRGRTDGSGDKPTLKALAEGRKTRRTLGGQLRMNGESGAGVVTAPPPTTVPHKERYFDRVDESSAEYQRERNMAPDLRQDFNMMEQRKRVSMILQSPAFCEELETMIQDQLKKGKTPTSLLALQQIADFMTTSMPSMYPAAPQGGMAALNMSLGMVTPVNDLRGSDSISYDKGEKLLRCKLAAFYRLADLFGWSELIYNHLTVRVNSDQERFLIVPFGLLYSEVTASSLVKIDLQGEIVDRGSTNLGVNQAGFMLHSAIYAARPDVKTIVHIHTAAGAAVSAMKCGLLPISPEALSLGEVSYHDYHGILVDDEERGLIQKNLGPKSKVLILRNHGLVSVGETVEEAFYYIHNLVTACEIQVRTLASAGGPDNLVMLDPAKYKSRPRVPEPAGDGLSTHPKWQIGEQEFEALMRMLDNLGYRTGYPYRCPALRDKGKKYSDAELASSAHGGYSYGEDSDSGARSPLKHSFQRGQRDKTRWVNAGSRPDEPYEDGPDGTSPKSKPKWSKEESLRQAGVANQFIPLNTDPKEVLEMRNKIREQNLQDIKTAGPQSQVLCAGTGMERTFNQGELVTASKAIIEKEYQPKVIVSKTGPNPFNKLTDQELEEYCREVEQKQKGGEVQQQKNSMKGSISNAPGPEPEAVPSGQTTLSTSLHPTDSSSLEETQPPSSSPAPQPDRSGADSAATVADDALSAGDEVLSTPDSPHKEFHSAVVRALTKNPPDVEAAEGGRAADPEQQVEAEEDDKDPKPTSTPPSTPVRAEEGDGNTKEYLLP; this is encoded by the exons GAGGCCAACTCAGGATGAACGGCGAGTCAGGTGCCGGGGTGGTGACGGCCCCCCCTCCCACCACCGTCCCACACAAGGAGCGGTACTTCGACCGCGTGGATGAGAGCAGCGCCGAGTACCAGAGGGAGAGAAACATGGCGCCGGACCTGCGGCAGGACTTCAATATGATGGAGCAGAGAAAGAGGGTCTCCATGATCCTTCAGAGCCCC GCTTTTTGTGAAGAGTTGGAGACGATGATCCAGGACCAGCTGAAGAAGGGGAAGACACCCACCAGTCTGTTGGCCTTACAGCAGATCGCAGACTTCATGACCACCAGCATGCCTTCCATGTACCCAGCTGCACCACAAGGAGGCATGGCAGCGCTCAACATGA GTTTGGGAATGGTGACGCCAGTCAACGATCTGCGAGGCTCAGACTCCATTTCCTACGACAAGGGCGAGAAGCTTCTCCGCTGCAAACTGGCTGCTTTCTACCGGCTCGCTGACTTGTTCGGATGGTCTGAGCTCATCTATAACCACCTCACA GTCAGAGTGAACTCAGACCAGGAACGCTTCCTCATTGTCCCCTTTGGGCTCCTTTACAGTGAAGTCACCGCCTCTAGTTTG GTTAAGATAGATCTCCAAGGTGAGATCGTAGACCGAGGAAGCACCAACCTGGGGGTCAATCAGGCTGGCTTCATGCTCCACTCTGCCATCTATGCTGCACGGCCAGATGTCAAGACTATTGTACATATACACACAGCGGCAGGTGCAGCG GTGTCAGCCATGAAATGTGGGCTGTTGCCTATCTCACCTGAAGCTCTATCCCTCGGTGAAGTGAGCTATCATGATTACCATGGCATATTGGTGGATGACGAAGAAAGAGGTCTCATACAGAAGAACCTTGGGCCGAAGAGCAAG GTTCTCATCCTCAGGAATCATGGCTTGGTGTCAGTTGGAGAAACAGTGGAGGAAGCTTTCTATTACATCCACAACCTGGTGACCGCCTGTGAAATCCAG GTGCGAACACTGGCCAGCGCTGGAGGGCCCGACAATCTGGTAATGCTGGACCCTGCAAAGTATAAATCAAGGCCACGTGTCCCTGAGCCAGCAGGCGACGGGTTGTCAACACACCCCAAGTGGCAAATCGGGGAGCAGGAGTTTGAGGCTCTCATGAGAATGCTCGACAATTTG GGCTACAGGACGGGCTATCCTTACCGCTGCCCGGCTCTGCGAGACAAAGGTAAAAAGTACAGTGACGCGGAGCTCGCGTCCTCCGCCCACGGCGGTTACTCCTATGGGGAGGACAGCGACTCCGGCGCTCGCTCCCCGCTGAAACACAGCTTCCAGCGCGGCCAGCGCGACAAGACCCGCTGGGTCAATGCCGGCAGCCGGCCCGACGAGCCCTACGAGGATGGGCCCGACGGTACCAGCCCCAAGTCGAAGCCTAAG TGGAGTAAAGAAGAAAGCCTTCGCCAGGCTGGAGTAGCCAATCAATTTATCCCACTGAATACTGACCCAAAGGAAGTCCTGGAAATGAGGAATAAG atCCGGGagcagaacctgcaggacaTAAAGACTGCAGGACCCCAGTCTCAGGTTCTGTGTGCTGGCACTGGGATGGAACGGACCTTTAACCAG GGTGAGCTGGTGACCGCATCCAAGGCCATTATTGAGAAGGAGTACCAACCCAAGGTCATTGTGAGCAAGACTGGTCCGAACCCCTTCAATAAGCTAACCGACCAGGAGCTGGAAGAATACTGCCGGGAAgtggagcagaaacagaaaggagGTGAAG TGCAACAACAGAAGAACAGTATGAAAGGATCAATCTCCAACGCACCCGGACCAGAGCCAGAAGCCGTACCATCGGGTCAAACCACATTGTCCACTTCTCTTCATCCAACGGATTCGTCCAGTTTGGAGGAAACCCAGCCTCCATCTTCTTCTCCTGCCCCCCAGCCTGATCGCAGCGGCGCCGATTCTGCAGCGACCGTAGCAGATGATGCGCTTTCAGCAGGAGACGAGGTGTTGTCGACTCCTGATTCCCCACACAAGGAGTTCCACAGCGCTGTGGTGCGAGCCCTCACCAAGAACCCGCCGGATGTGGAAGCGGCAGAGGGAGGTCGGGCCGCAG ATCCAGAGCAACAAGTAGAGGCTGAGGAGGATGACAAAGACCCGAAACCCACATCCACACCACCGAGTACTCCTGTCAGAGCAGAAGAAG
- the add1 gene encoding alpha-adducin isoform X13, which translates to MKVDGRGRTDGSGDKPTLKALAEGRKTRRTLGGQLRMNGESGAGVVTAPPPTTVPHKERYFDRVDESSAEYQRERNMAPDLRQDFNMMEQRKRVSMILQSPAFCEELETMIQDQLKKGKTPTSLLALQQIADFMTTSMPSMYPAAPQGGMAALNMSLGMVTPVNDLRGSDSISYDKGEKLLRCKLAAFYRLADLFGWSELIYNHLTVRVNSDQERFLIVPFGLLYSEVTASSLVKIDLQGEIVDRGSTNLGVNQAGFMLHSAIYAARPDVKTIVHIHTAAGAAVSAMKCGLLPISPEALSLGEVSYHDYHGILVDDEERGLIQKNLGPKSKVLILRNHGLVSVGETVEEAFYYIHNLVTACEIQVRTLASAGGPDNLVMLDPAKYKSRPRVPEPAGDGLSTHPKWQIGEQEFEALMRMLDNLGYRTGYPYRCPALRDKGKKYSDAELASSAHGGYSYGEDSDSGARSPLKHSFQRGQRDKTRWVNAGSRPDEPYEDGPDGTSPKSKPKWSKEESLRQAGVANQFIPLNTDPKEVLEMRNKIREQNLQDIKTAGPQSQVLCAGTGMERTFNQGELVTASKAIIEKEYQPKVIVSKTGPNPFNKLTDQELEEYCREVEQKQKGGEDPEQQVEAEEDDKDPKPTSTPPSTPVRAEEGYK; encoded by the exons GAGGCCAACTCAGGATGAACGGCGAGTCAGGTGCCGGGGTGGTGACGGCCCCCCCTCCCACCACCGTCCCACACAAGGAGCGGTACTTCGACCGCGTGGATGAGAGCAGCGCCGAGTACCAGAGGGAGAGAAACATGGCGCCGGACCTGCGGCAGGACTTCAATATGATGGAGCAGAGAAAGAGGGTCTCCATGATCCTTCAGAGCCCC GCTTTTTGTGAAGAGTTGGAGACGATGATCCAGGACCAGCTGAAGAAGGGGAAGACACCCACCAGTCTGTTGGCCTTACAGCAGATCGCAGACTTCATGACCACCAGCATGCCTTCCATGTACCCAGCTGCACCACAAGGAGGCATGGCAGCGCTCAACATGA GTTTGGGAATGGTGACGCCAGTCAACGATCTGCGAGGCTCAGACTCCATTTCCTACGACAAGGGCGAGAAGCTTCTCCGCTGCAAACTGGCTGCTTTCTACCGGCTCGCTGACTTGTTCGGATGGTCTGAGCTCATCTATAACCACCTCACA GTCAGAGTGAACTCAGACCAGGAACGCTTCCTCATTGTCCCCTTTGGGCTCCTTTACAGTGAAGTCACCGCCTCTAGTTTG GTTAAGATAGATCTCCAAGGTGAGATCGTAGACCGAGGAAGCACCAACCTGGGGGTCAATCAGGCTGGCTTCATGCTCCACTCTGCCATCTATGCTGCACGGCCAGATGTCAAGACTATTGTACATATACACACAGCGGCAGGTGCAGCG GTGTCAGCCATGAAATGTGGGCTGTTGCCTATCTCACCTGAAGCTCTATCCCTCGGTGAAGTGAGCTATCATGATTACCATGGCATATTGGTGGATGACGAAGAAAGAGGTCTCATACAGAAGAACCTTGGGCCGAAGAGCAAG GTTCTCATCCTCAGGAATCATGGCTTGGTGTCAGTTGGAGAAACAGTGGAGGAAGCTTTCTATTACATCCACAACCTGGTGACCGCCTGTGAAATCCAG GTGCGAACACTGGCCAGCGCTGGAGGGCCCGACAATCTGGTAATGCTGGACCCTGCAAAGTATAAATCAAGGCCACGTGTCCCTGAGCCAGCAGGCGACGGGTTGTCAACACACCCCAAGTGGCAAATCGGGGAGCAGGAGTTTGAGGCTCTCATGAGAATGCTCGACAATTTG GGCTACAGGACGGGCTATCCTTACCGCTGCCCGGCTCTGCGAGACAAAGGTAAAAAGTACAGTGACGCGGAGCTCGCGTCCTCCGCCCACGGCGGTTACTCCTATGGGGAGGACAGCGACTCCGGCGCTCGCTCCCCGCTGAAACACAGCTTCCAGCGCGGCCAGCGCGACAAGACCCGCTGGGTCAATGCCGGCAGCCGGCCCGACGAGCCCTACGAGGATGGGCCCGACGGTACCAGCCCCAAGTCGAAGCCTAAG TGGAGTAAAGAAGAAAGCCTTCGCCAGGCTGGAGTAGCCAATCAATTTATCCCACTGAATACTGACCCAAAGGAAGTCCTGGAAATGAGGAATAAG atCCGGGagcagaacctgcaggacaTAAAGACTGCAGGACCCCAGTCTCAGGTTCTGTGTGCTGGCACTGGGATGGAACGGACCTTTAACCAG GGTGAGCTGGTGACCGCATCCAAGGCCATTATTGAGAAGGAGTACCAACCCAAGGTCATTGTGAGCAAGACTGGTCCGAACCCCTTCAATAAGCTAACCGACCAGGAGCTGGAAGAATACTGCCGGGAAgtggagcagaaacagaaaggagGTGAAG ATCCAGAGCAACAAGTAGAGGCTGAGGAGGATGACAAAGACCCGAAACCCACATCCACACCACCGAGTACTCCTGTCAGAGCAGAAGAAG
- the add1 gene encoding alpha-adducin isoform X4 gives MKVDGRGRTDGSGDKPTLKALAEGRKTRRTLGGQLRMNGESGAGVVTAPPPTTVPHKERYFDRVDESSAEYQRERNMAPDLRQDFNMMEQRKRVSMILQSPAFCEELETMIQDQLKKGKTPTSLLALQQIADFMTTSMPSMYPAAPQGGMAALNMSLGMVTPVNDLRGSDSISYDKGEKLLRCKLAAFYRLADLFGWSELIYNHLTVRVNSDQERFLIVPFGLLYSEVTASSLVKIDLQGEIVDRGSTNLGVNQAGFMLHSAIYAARPDVKTIVHIHTAAGAAVSAMKCGLLPISPEALSLGEVSYHDYHGILVDDEERGLIQKNLGPKSKVLILRNHGLVSVGETVEEAFYYIHNLVTACEIQVRTLASAGGPDNLVMLDPAKYKSRPRVPEPAGDGLSTHPKWQIGEQEFEALMRMLDNLGYRTGYPYRCPALRDKGKKYSDAELASSAHGGYSYGEDSDSGARSPLKHSFQRGQRDKTRWVNAGSRPDEPYEDGPDGTSPKSKPKWSKEESLRQAGVANQFIPLNTDPKEVLEMRNKIREQNLQDIKTAGPQSQVLCAGTGMERTFNQGELVTASKAIIEKEYQPKVIVSKTGPNPFNKLTDQELEEYCREVEQKQKGGEVQQQKNSMKGSISNAPGPEPEAVPSGQTTLSTSLHPTDSSSLEETQPPSSSPAPQPDRSGADSAATVADDALSAGDEVLSTPDSPHKEFHSAVVRALTKNPPDVEAAEGGRAADPEQQVEAEEDDKDPKPTSTPPSTPVRAEEGVSFTRVQMNKRTAVIKISLFK, from the exons GAGGCCAACTCAGGATGAACGGCGAGTCAGGTGCCGGGGTGGTGACGGCCCCCCCTCCCACCACCGTCCCACACAAGGAGCGGTACTTCGACCGCGTGGATGAGAGCAGCGCCGAGTACCAGAGGGAGAGAAACATGGCGCCGGACCTGCGGCAGGACTTCAATATGATGGAGCAGAGAAAGAGGGTCTCCATGATCCTTCAGAGCCCC GCTTTTTGTGAAGAGTTGGAGACGATGATCCAGGACCAGCTGAAGAAGGGGAAGACACCCACCAGTCTGTTGGCCTTACAGCAGATCGCAGACTTCATGACCACCAGCATGCCTTCCATGTACCCAGCTGCACCACAAGGAGGCATGGCAGCGCTCAACATGA GTTTGGGAATGGTGACGCCAGTCAACGATCTGCGAGGCTCAGACTCCATTTCCTACGACAAGGGCGAGAAGCTTCTCCGCTGCAAACTGGCTGCTTTCTACCGGCTCGCTGACTTGTTCGGATGGTCTGAGCTCATCTATAACCACCTCACA GTCAGAGTGAACTCAGACCAGGAACGCTTCCTCATTGTCCCCTTTGGGCTCCTTTACAGTGAAGTCACCGCCTCTAGTTTG GTTAAGATAGATCTCCAAGGTGAGATCGTAGACCGAGGAAGCACCAACCTGGGGGTCAATCAGGCTGGCTTCATGCTCCACTCTGCCATCTATGCTGCACGGCCAGATGTCAAGACTATTGTACATATACACACAGCGGCAGGTGCAGCG GTGTCAGCCATGAAATGTGGGCTGTTGCCTATCTCACCTGAAGCTCTATCCCTCGGTGAAGTGAGCTATCATGATTACCATGGCATATTGGTGGATGACGAAGAAAGAGGTCTCATACAGAAGAACCTTGGGCCGAAGAGCAAG GTTCTCATCCTCAGGAATCATGGCTTGGTGTCAGTTGGAGAAACAGTGGAGGAAGCTTTCTATTACATCCACAACCTGGTGACCGCCTGTGAAATCCAG GTGCGAACACTGGCCAGCGCTGGAGGGCCCGACAATCTGGTAATGCTGGACCCTGCAAAGTATAAATCAAGGCCACGTGTCCCTGAGCCAGCAGGCGACGGGTTGTCAACACACCCCAAGTGGCAAATCGGGGAGCAGGAGTTTGAGGCTCTCATGAGAATGCTCGACAATTTG GGCTACAGGACGGGCTATCCTTACCGCTGCCCGGCTCTGCGAGACAAAGGTAAAAAGTACAGTGACGCGGAGCTCGCGTCCTCCGCCCACGGCGGTTACTCCTATGGGGAGGACAGCGACTCCGGCGCTCGCTCCCCGCTGAAACACAGCTTCCAGCGCGGCCAGCGCGACAAGACCCGCTGGGTCAATGCCGGCAGCCGGCCCGACGAGCCCTACGAGGATGGGCCCGACGGTACCAGCCCCAAGTCGAAGCCTAAG TGGAGTAAAGAAGAAAGCCTTCGCCAGGCTGGAGTAGCCAATCAATTTATCCCACTGAATACTGACCCAAAGGAAGTCCTGGAAATGAGGAATAAG atCCGGGagcagaacctgcaggacaTAAAGACTGCAGGACCCCAGTCTCAGGTTCTGTGTGCTGGCACTGGGATGGAACGGACCTTTAACCAG GGTGAGCTGGTGACCGCATCCAAGGCCATTATTGAGAAGGAGTACCAACCCAAGGTCATTGTGAGCAAGACTGGTCCGAACCCCTTCAATAAGCTAACCGACCAGGAGCTGGAAGAATACTGCCGGGAAgtggagcagaaacagaaaggagGTGAAG TGCAACAACAGAAGAACAGTATGAAAGGATCAATCTCCAACGCACCCGGACCAGAGCCAGAAGCCGTACCATCGGGTCAAACCACATTGTCCACTTCTCTTCATCCAACGGATTCGTCCAGTTTGGAGGAAACCCAGCCTCCATCTTCTTCTCCTGCCCCCCAGCCTGATCGCAGCGGCGCCGATTCTGCAGCGACCGTAGCAGATGATGCGCTTTCAGCAGGAGACGAGGTGTTGTCGACTCCTGATTCCCCACACAAGGAGTTCCACAGCGCTGTGGTGCGAGCCCTCACCAAGAACCCGCCGGATGTGGAAGCGGCAGAGGGAGGTCGGGCCGCAG ATCCAGAGCAACAAGTAGAGGCTGAGGAGGATGACAAAGACCCGAAACCCACATCCACACCACCGAGTACTCCTGTCAGAGCAGAAGAAG